The Pseudomonas oryzicola genomic sequence CGTCGCGGCAAAGTCGAATGGTCAGTGATCTGGCCGATGGTATTGCCGCTGAGTTCAAGTGTGTCCAGTTGGCGCATTTGGCCAAATAGCGTCATGGCCTGCTGATCCACCAGCAGGCCTTGGTCTACCAGGACCACTGTTCGCAGTTGGTCCAACCGCAGCAAGGCATTCGGGACTGCCTGTAATGGGTAGACATGACCATGCATTCTCAGCGCCTCCAGGTTAGGAAAGCGCATCAGGAAATTGTCCAGCTGGGGCTGCCAGAAAGTTATCCGGTCAAGCTGCAGGCTGCGCAGGCGATCGCAGAAGAATGCTGGCAATTGTTCAGGAAAATGCTCCAGGCTGACATTTCTGAGCTCCAGTGCTGAAAAGTTGTCCCCTTCGGCTTGGCGACGCCAGGCATTCATGATGCATTCGCCTATATGTTGCCGGTCCGCCGCTTGTGTGGAGGACGAAGCTTGGCCGTAAGTCCATTGCTCGATGGCAGCATTCAGTTCAGAACGCTCGGTTTGCAGATGCCCTATACGGGTTTGCAACCATTGCGGCACATCCAGTTCAAACCGTAAAGGGAATTCCGGGTGGTTCCAGTCAAGCAAAATTCTGCGAATGGTTCGATCCGTCAGAACATTGCCATGCAGGTTGATCCGTGTCTGCGCGGCATCGGAGCTGGGCTGGTTGAACAGGTCATCCGGGATACTGGTAATGTTGTTCTCTCTCAATGAGAGTACCCCCACGCCTTCCAGGTTGGCGGGCGCGATCCAGGTGGGCCATTGACGTAGTGCTATGCGATCAAGGCCGAGGTAGCGCAGGCGCAATTGCAGTAAGTGCGCAAGGTTTGCGGGGGCTGGTACGAGGTTGCCGGACAGGTCCAGGACTTCTAGGTGTGGCATGGTCCGTAGCCCTTGTATCTCCCACGCACCGATCACCAGGCTCTGGTTGATCAGGCGCAACTCCTGCAAGTTGGGAAAACGGCTGAGAAGTGTGGAGAGTAGGGGGCGGCTCACATTACTGGGGTTGTAGATCGGGGTGGTCAGCTCCAGCGACCTCAGGTCATTGAATTGCTCGAGGAAAGTAACCATCGTTTCATGAGCGCGGACAAGGTCATGGGCCGTCGGGGTCGTTGTCTGGATGCGAAGTTGCCTGATCCGTTGGATGAGGAAAGCAGGCAGCCGGGTAGGTAGCAGTGTCGGCGTTATCTCTTGCAGCCACAGGGTAGTCGGGGTTTGTATTACGTCGTGCAAGGCTGTATCGAACCATGCTTGCCAGATTGCTTCTACCAGCCTCGTTCGAGCAGGCGCTTCGGCTTGTGGGTCCAATGAATGGGCCGAGCCTGCCCCCCATGTATCCAAGGCTTGTGCCAGCTGGCTGCGCTCGTCCAGCAATTGCCGTAGCCTGTCCAGAATGCTCTGGCGGTCGTAGTTTGCTTCCAGTGCCCTGAGTATGTTCTCAGGCTCCAGGTCCAGGTTTGAACCCAGCTGCAGCATCAATATCAAGTCGAGCAGCGTTTCCCGTGCAATGAAGCCGCTTAGCGCGCCCCTGCCGCTCAAGGCATAGCCGATGCGACCCCCAGCCAGGCGCATGGGTGGCACGCGGGAAGGATGTGACGGTTGCATGCCCAGTAGCTTGCGCAGGGCATGACGTGGCAGCAGGTTGTGTTCTATTGCCGCTTTCAGGTCCTGGCCTTGCCATGTGCCGGGGAAACCCAGTGCGGTACGCATGTCATCAGGCAATGCGTGCAGCACCGATGCATAGAGGTCGTCAGCACCATGCAGGTGAAGACCCTGGTCATCCTGGGCCTGGTACAGCGAGCCCTCTCGCACGAGGATCTTCCGTGTCTGCGCATTGGGTTGCCCAATGCTGTCGATCAACGAGCCGCCGTACCAGCGGTCGCGTATTTCCAGGCGTAGCTGATCTGACCAGCCGGTAATCCGATCGAGGCTGTGGAAGATCAGTCTGTCGCTATCCGGGTTGTAGGCCGGGGTTTGCAAATACAGCTTTTCATAGGCGCGAGCCAGGCGCACCTCCTGTTGATAGACCCTGATTTCCGCGGCGAGGCGTAGAGGTACATGGCCCTGGGCGAGCTGATTCAGTTCCTCGGTAGTGGCGTGGAAACCAAGCTCTTCGGCAATGACCGCCGGTAGCCCAGGATAGTGCTGCTGTATGGCTAGCGCCGCTGGGTCGTCCGTGCTCGACAGTGCCAGGTAGCAGTTTTCGAACGCCTCGGTCCGGGCAGACGCTTCGCTTGCCGGGTAGGCCTGGCGGGCTTGCTCATCCGCTGCGAAGCGTCGCCTGGCGTCTTCCAGCAGCGCCGGCGGCCGGTCGTTTTCGCTCAAGGCGCGGCGCAGTACGGCCTCGTGGATGTCACTGATGCGCAACAGCCGCTGTACGGTTTGCTCATCCAGCCGCCAGAAGTCGGGGCCCAGACGTCTTGCCAGTCTGGCTCCCTGCCACTGCAGCGGGCGGTCCAGTTCATGTTGCCAGGTGCCAACCCCGTTATGGCGCAGCTTGGGTTCGTAGGTCCCGACCAGCGTGGTGTGCCGGGCTCGATAGTCGCCTTCATTCCGGTTGCGGGTGACCGCAAAGAACCTGTCCTCGATGGCGACCCATGCCTTGCCCTGATAGTGATAGATGCCGTATTGGTCTGGTTGCAGGCCAGGAGGCAGGACGATGTCGTGGGCATACGGTGTCATGTCTGGTTTCCATAAACGCTCCTGTCCATCGGGCAATGTCACCGGCTCCAGTTCGGTAATGAAGGAAGGGGTTTCCACGGGGATGATCTCTCGGGCCGGCACACCACTTTGGTCCGCCGTCCCCAACGCGCCAATCAAGACTACGTTTTCGATCACATCCGTCAGGTAGCTCCAGGCCTGTTCCTGTTCACCACGGGACCAGGCCTGAATACCATCGAAGGTTTCGGATGCCAGTTGCATGACATTGACCACAGCCATCGCCTGGCCAACGACCGGCACGATGAACGCAGCTGCATTGAGGGCGCCGAAGCCCAATGCCAGATAGTGATGAATGCGCTCATCGAATGCTTGTTGGTCCTTCAGGCGAGTAGGTAC encodes the following:
- a CDS encoding dermonecrotic toxin domain-containing protein, which produces MQKLSQAPTVYACHAEIVQARLPEWLRDLTADEVSALKTFSSSLWDWFDQSSRSHPHITRELLHDYAAYRKSTGPLAVTLATLPTVEEYAAPLLAAAIKARFRIDLDVRTAYLNDARLWFSHATHIKVANYPTDIHKPVLRTDYRTLLTAALQNFSPSETALGALDFDTRIRAKIATGPSLDKHTLYDIEPAHFAALCRDLDLGQGYQDLIDSTLADTQQQRMAERSALLVEAHMAYLKGDVGEVSYERIKAAAAGQAPDDGTASLTAYELRLWDTPLNGVLVLSGDLDSAERALPVIVHIPGDPVTPLKEYPSSTAFAQALVKRLEQMNYLNFFQRFFPARHRTELREKVVASIYPYVWSPEANLSRRQRSANPSLHLRASKLPGSPLDEMLNRKVALLKNDALFHAVPTRLKDQQAFDERIHHYLALGFGALNAAAFIVPVVGQAMAVVNVMQLASETFDGIQAWSRGEQEQAWSYLTDVIENVVLIGALGTADQSGVPAREIIPVETPSFITELEPVTLPDGQERLWKPDMTPYAHDIVLPPGLQPDQYGIYHYQGKAWVAIEDRFFAVTRNRNEGDYRARHTTLVGTYEPKLRHNGVGTWQHELDRPLQWQGARLARRLGPDFWRLDEQTVQRLLRISDIHEAVLRRALSENDRPPALLEDARRRFAADEQARQAYPASEASARTEAFENCYLALSSTDDPAALAIQQHYPGLPAVIAEELGFHATTEELNQLAQGHVPLRLAAEIRVYQQEVRLARAYEKLYLQTPAYNPDSDRLIFHSLDRITGWSDQLRLEIRDRWYGGSLIDSIGQPNAQTRKILVREGSLYQAQDDQGLHLHGADDLYASVLHALPDDMRTALGFPGTWQGQDLKAAIEHNLLPRHALRKLLGMQPSHPSRVPPMRLAGGRIGYALSGRGALSGFIARETLLDLILMLQLGSNLDLEPENILRALEANYDRQSILDRLRQLLDERSQLAQALDTWGAGSAHSLDPQAEAPARTRLVEAIWQAWFDTALHDVIQTPTTLWLQEITPTLLPTRLPAFLIQRIRQLRIQTTTPTAHDLVRAHETMVTFLEQFNDLRSLELTTPIYNPSNVSRPLLSTLLSRFPNLQELRLINQSLVIGAWEIQGLRTMPHLEVLDLSGNLVPAPANLAHLLQLRLRYLGLDRIALRQWPTWIAPANLEGVGVLSLRENNITSIPDDLFNQPSSDAAQTRINLHGNVLTDRTIRRILLDWNHPEFPLRFELDVPQWLQTRIGHLQTERSELNAAIEQWTYGQASSSTQAADRQHIGECIMNAWRRQAEGDNFSALELRNVSLEHFPEQLPAFFCDRLRSLQLDRITFWQPQLDNFLMRFPNLEALRMHGHVYPLQAVPNALLRLDQLRTVVLVDQGLLVDQQAMTLFGQMRQLDTLELSGNTIGQITDHSTLPRRLSMLHLDNTGLVAWPEWVEPMQPLSVLDLDHNQISTLPAHILENPRDDGIHTEISLMGNPLSRETMIRAHTSEGYHRRYSFNIDLPPDIEAMSPDIHSDSDSSSSASIGHVHSPIPLEQEVPNVAHWLSTQDGQASTRRAVWARLQQQDANDNLLRLVQRLTHTAPYRNPALRPELVPRVWAVLEAADRDDDLRALCNGIAQDALPQADGNQTCADGALLVFGQIEQQILLESILGGPREHYGENLFRWMRSQYRLQALDEYASAHLAGRDEAEVRLAYRLRLSAELDLPLPPQGMLYEASADVSQREREAVVEYVRQLEDGDGWLNYAAAQDRWVEYLKSTDEAYFSQQKEAYELSVLNLPDRYPGMTIEALQPMYDQLRLDYDSLMLSHLYQLTIQKGREYLHD